In Halanaerobiales bacterium, the DNA window AATAAACATAATTTATCATTGAAATATAATCAAATACAGGAAGTTTTGTTTTTTCCTGTACTGCCTTTGCATAAGGAGGCAATACACTGCATTCTAATAAAAATGAAGCAATATTATCAAATTCATTAACTAACTTTTCCGCCTCCTCTACAACTTCATTTTTAATCTCAGTATAGTATAAATTACCGGTCTCTTCAATAATAGCATCATGAAAATTATCTCTTTTTTCAAGTCCATGAATAATTAATTTCTCTCTGTTTTTTATTCCAACCCTTTTTAAAAGTTCTTCATCATCTAAAGATTTACCATTTGCAGAAAGTACAGCAATTTTTTGATCTTCTGCAATTATATTTGAAATAAAGGGAACCTGTAACATACTTGATAAAAAAACTGGTACATTAAGTTCATCAGCCAATCTCTTTTGAAAAATTGCCATAAAACCACAATCTCCAGTTATTGCTCTTACCCCCTGTTTTTCTAACTTTTTAGCTGCTTTAAGCAAATCATTATAAGCACTTTCATCTTTTTTGAAAATTCTTTTTACAGTTAGTCCTTTTACTGTTTCATATCTAACTGGAAAATCATATGTTGAAGCATTACCTACATCTCCGGGTATAAAGGGAGTATAAGTATCAAGCATTAATATTCCTATTACATTACCATAACTGGTCTGTCCTTTGCGAGCCTCATATAACATAAAGGCCACCTCTTTTAAATTTATTATAATACTTAACCGTAAAATTTTTATAAAAAAGATGGGAAGTTTTTAAACTCCCCATCTTATATTATTATTAATTATTCACCATATTTTTCTTCAGCTGCTTCAATTTCTTTAATTAATTTGTCTAAAATTTCTGATCCTTCTTCCCCGACATCTTCTCTATAAGATTCCCATACATTTTTGGCTCTTTTTTCAAAAGCAGCCTGTTGTTCTTCAGTTAATTTTACTACTTCAAGAGAAGGTTTATCTTCTAACATCATATCAAGTCTTTCTTTATTTAATTCTGCCTGAAGTTCAAAGATATAATCTGTCATATTTGTAGCTGTTTCTGTAATCATATTTTGATACTCTTTAGGAAGACCATCAAAGAAATCTTTATTAATAATAACTCCGGTGATAAATGGAAGCTGTTTGGCTTCAGTTAAGTATTCCTGTTGCTCATAAAACTTCATTTCCTGGTTGGCGAAATAAGGCTGTACCTGAGCATCAATCTGGTTTAACTGCAAACCACTATAAACTTCAGAATAAGACATTCTAACTGCATTAGCTCCATATTCTTTATATGTTTCAATAAGAACTGGATCTCCCATAACTCTTATTTTTACACCTTTAAAATCAGCAGGTTCAGTTATTTTCTTATTAGATGTCCAGATTTGCCATCCCTCATGGAATACAGTAAGAAGTTTTAATCCTTTATCATTGTAAATACCAGATAAATCATTGTAAATAGCATCACTGTTGGCCATTACTTCTTTATTTACTTCCATATTATTTGACCAGAGGTAATGTAGTGAAAATAATCCTGCTTCAGGAATAGTTGTAGCAAACCAACTTGGTGTTGAAAAGGCAAATTCAATTATACCATTAATTGTCTGATCAGAAATATCACTACTACTTCCTAAAGCACCATATGGATAGATATCTATGTTAATTTCTCCATCAGATTTTTCAGCCAATCTTTCTTTAAATTCTAAAGCCCACTCATGCTGTACACTACCTTCTATTTCCTCTAATGCTATTTTCCAATTATATTTAGCTGCCTCAGCATTATCTGTAGATGCCAGACCAAAGACCATAATCAATACTAATGACAAAATAGTAATTTTTGCAACTGCTCTCATTATAAATTCCTCCCATTTTATTTTTGTTATTATTCTTCTCTACTACTTTTTAACTTATTTAGAAGTTAAACTACTTCTACAACACCTCCTTTATTAAGCTATTTTTATATAACAAACTTTTATTTTAAATAATTCAAGGCACTTCTAACATGCATTTCCACTCCCGTTTTTAATGTATCTTCATCTATATCAAATTTTGGATGATGATGAGCATAATCTGTACCTTTTTCCTTATTACCTGTTCCAATAAAATAGAATGTACTGGGAACTGCATCAGAAAACTCACCAAAATCTTCTCCGGCCAAATTAGTATAATCAACAATTTTATCTCTATCATCTAATACTTCTAAAGCTGTTTCCTGAGCTTTTTTTACCATTTCACTATTATTATAAACAGGTGGACTTTCAACAATATATTCGATATCATAATCTGCATTATGAGTATTACAAACATTTTCAACTATTCTTTCAAATCTTTTTTTAGGCTGGGCTGGATTTTCTTCTATATCACGATATAAATATCTGATAGTTCCTCTTAATTCAGCCTCTTCTGGAATAATATTGGTAGCTGTTCCTGCTTTGACCTCCCCAAACATGATAGTAGTTGGTTTTAAGGGATCAATTTCTCTCGTCTGAATTGATTGGACTGTCTGAATAAGATCACTGGCTGTTAAAATTGGATCTACAGCCTGTTGAGGAGCAGAAGTATGCCCTCCCTTTCCTTTTATATCAACTTCAAACTCATATAATCCTCCCATTACGGCACCTTCAGAAATGGCTATTTTACCACTTTCTATAGGTGTCCAGAGATGAATACCAAATGCTCCATCTACATCAGGGTCTTCTAATACCCCTTCATCAATCATCATTTTAGCGGCAGCTGTTTCTTCATTAGGCTGAAAAACAA includes these proteins:
- a CDS encoding aspartate/glutamate racemase family protein encodes the protein MLYEARKGQTSYGNVIGILMLDTYTPFIPGDVGNASTYDFPVRYETVKGLTVKRIFKKDESAYNDLLKAAKKLEKQGVRAITGDCGFMAIFQKRLADELNVPVFLSSMLQVPFISNIIAEDQKIAVLSANGKSLDDEELLKRVGIKNREKLIIHGLEKRDNFHDAIIEETGNLYYTEIKNEVVEEAEKLVNEFDNIASFLLECSVLPPYAKAVQEKTKLPVFDYISMINYVYSAVVKNEYNGFY
- the dctP gene encoding TRAP transporter substrate-binding protein DctP, with protein sequence MRAVAKITILSLVLIMVFGLASTDNAEAAKYNWKIALEEIEGSVQHEWALEFKERLAEKSDGEINIDIYPYGALGSSSDISDQTINGIIEFAFSTPSWFATTIPEAGLFSLHYLWSNNMEVNKEVMANSDAIYNDLSGIYNDKGLKLLTVFHEGWQIWTSNKKITEPADFKGVKIRVMGDPVLIETYKEYGANAVRMSYSEVYSGLQLNQIDAQVQPYFANQEMKFYEQQEYLTEAKQLPFITGVIINKDFFDGLPKEYQNMITETATNMTDYIFELQAELNKERLDMMLEDKPSLEVVKLTEEQQAAFEKRAKNVWESYREDVGEEGSEILDKLIKEIEAAEEKYGE
- a CDS encoding amidohydrolase; this encodes MDIKEKVLNLEDELIRLRRDFHKHPELGFKEFRTAKKVAGYLEDLGLEVETNIAKTGVVGILRGNKPGKTLMLRADMDALPIQEQNDFTYKSAVPGLMHACGHDGHTAMLLVAAKILSEYKDQIKGNIKFVFQPNEETAAAKMMIDEGVLEDPDVDGAFGIHLWTPIESGKIAISEGAVMGGLYEFEVDIKGKGGHTSAPQQAVDPILTASDLIQTVQSIQTREIDPLKPTTIMFGEVKAGTATNIIPEEAELRGTIRYLYRDIEENPAQPKKRFERIVENVCNTHNADYDIEYIVESPPVYNNSEMVKKAQETALEVLDDRDKIVDYTNLAGEDFGEFSDAVPSTFYFIGTGNKEKGTDYAHHHPKFDIDEDTLKTGVEMHVRSALNYLK